Genomic segment of Oncorhynchus nerka isolate Pitt River linkage group LG10, Oner_Uvic_2.0, whole genome shotgun sequence:
AGAATGGGCTTCCTTTCATTTTGAGTACTTTAGAATAGGAAAAAAGAAAGgttcaaaatacacacacacttttttttttaaacacgctCCATTAATCCAATCCATCTCGTTAGTTTTCATGTCATGGCAGTACAATGGAGAGGACTCTGCCTTGTCCCTAAATCAAAGCTGAAATTAAAATGCCAGTTCAGTTCAGTCTTATTGGGCCTGCAACCTGAAGAAGAAAATacacaaagacaaacacacatcTACACAAATGGCATTAGAATAAACACAATGTCATACAATGTTTAGCCTACACCGACATTCCCATTAATATTATACTGTACGAAGTTTATCTGTGAAAGAGTTCACTTGAGTCCATTCTTCTCCCCCGGGTTAGTTTTATTATTACACAAACCCCAGGCCTGGTTTTCAATTCCCTGACCTCAAAGAGTTGTAATGTCTGAGACAACAGCACACAGACGATCTTGGAAAGCCATTTTTTTTATGCATTAAAATTGCGTGAACTGCAAGCAAAGAATGAAAGGAAGTGGCAGTAACATGACTTGGGAATTAGCATGGCTCAATGACTTACGTAAGCAATCGGAGCCAAACCCCAGTAGAGTGAAAGGCAGCAGGGCAAATTAAAAGCAAATAAGTATTTCTGTTAATGTCCACAAAACACACAGCAATAGACTGCCTGTGTTCAAACACCACACAAGGATACATCCCATAGATCCTTAGAAATAAATTGGGTTTATTTAACAAACCAACCTCAAGCATCCTCGAATTGGTAAACCCTGGTCAGAGATGTAGTTCTAAATAGCACACTACCACAGTCTCTGTTCATTAACTGGAGTGTGTTAGTAGAAGGCTGAGAGCTGCACTGAGGCGACACAGGGTATGTAGGCTCCTCCTCTAAGAGGAATGAATATGACATTGTGAAGTGGGTCAAACAGTCACTCAGTCTGCAGGGTGCGCAGTGCCAGAACATAGAAACATGCAGAGGTAGCTCTGGTCTAGAATATTTTTTCAGGGGGAAATAATGTTCTTTGCAAAACGAGGCCCTGTCTGAATATTTTTTGAATGCATCCTTCGTTCATGTAATCAGTGAATGCATTATAGCCTCAATGAAAGCAAGGCTACTGCTTTCATTAATCCACCCTTGTCTGATTTGTGATTACATGAAGGAAGGAGGAGTGTGCATTTCATATGAAGAAATACAAGAGGAAAAGTGCTCCAGGCCTCCATCTCAGAGGAGCACATACCTGTAGTGTGTAGCTGGTCTCTGAGGGACCTGTGCTTCTGGGTATACTGGACACAAAGTAGCCTGCTCCCTTGGGTACTATAGGCTGTCTGACAACCACATTGCCTTTCCTAGTCTCTGCTAGAAACAGGCTGTACCAGTAGGCATCACTGGAGATGAGGGTGGAATCAGCGATGGTGGAGCTCCTCTGGCTGATGTAACTGTTTCTGCTGATCACACTGTtcctgttcagactgttcagattCATATTTATAGCAGGAGGCATCTTCATGGGCTTCGGTTTCTGACACTTCAGCACAATGATCACCAATATGGTGATCAACAGCAGGAAGGACACTGAACCCAAACCGATGACCAAATACAGATTTAAGTCTGTGAACAAGTCAAATTCTAAAGGCACCTCAGTAGTTTCTGAGAATGGCGTCACCATGTGTTCTACTGTTGATATCTTGATGGTAATTGTGGCCGAAAGAGCAGGGTCTCCATTGTCTTTGGCGACAACAACCAGCCGCTGGTGACGGGGGTCCCTGTAGCTGAACATTCTTGTGGTCCGGATCTCCCCGTTGTACTGATCTAGACTGAACAGAGTAGAGTCACTGGTCTGTAGAAGCTGATATGTGACCCGTGAGTTCTGTAATGAGTCTGTGTCAATGGCTATTACTTTGACAATCAGGAAGCCTTTATCAACGGACCTCGGGATCACCTCTTCAATTACCGAGCCCTGTGCTCGCCAAGGCGACACTATGAGCGGGGTGTTGTCATTCTGGTCCAGAATGATGACGTGAACTGTCACATTGCTGCTGAGTGGAggtaacccagagtctctggcctCTATGTGGAAAAGAAAATCCCTCTCCCTTTCAAAGTCAAAGGTCTTTAGAGCATAAAGGTTGCCATTCTCTGGATTAATGGAGAACAGCATGGACATAGACGTGTTGATGATCTCCTTCTCCATGATAAAATAGACCAGATACTGGTTCTCGTGGAGGTCGGGGTCAAAAGCACTGAGTGACGTCAACAGTGCGCCGGGGATGTTGTTCTCCACAACATGGATTGTGTAGAACGACTGGGGGAATTCTGGTGCGTTATCATTGACGTCCAGTATCTCCAAGGTGATTGTCTCATTGTCAAATAAGCGAGGTGTTCCTTTGTCTGTGACTATGAAAGTGATGTCATATCTTGGAATTGTCTCACGGTCCAGTGGTTCTGAAATAAGCAGAGCAAAGTAATCCTCCGAAGACTTATCGAGAACGAAGGGTAGGGATGCTTGTTGGTTCAAAGTGAGTTCAACTTCACCGTTGTCCCCAGAGTCCCTATCGCTTATACTGATTACTGCTATCAATGTTCCAATGGCAACATCTTCATTGACCGTGCTTTTAAAAGATGTAATGGTGACCTCAGGATAGTTGTCATTCAGATCGGTAATAAACGCCATTACTTTACAATCTCCAGATAACGAATTCGATCCTTGGTCTCTTGCTTGAATATATATATCGAAACTGTGACTCTCCTCAAAATCAATCACATCATTCACCTTTATTTCCCCTGTATTTGAATTTAGATAGAACTTTTCTTGTGTCTTCTCCGATGTATATAACGTGTATGAATATGTCATCTCTGCGTTCGTGCCCTCGTCCAAGTCTGTTGCGTTCAACTTCATTACTAGAGTTCCAATTGGGGAGTTTTCAGTTACATTAATAGCATATATCGGCTGGTTAAAAAAGGGGGCATTGTCATTGATATCCAGAACTCTAAGGAAGATACTGGCTGTGGATGAGCGCGCAGGAACTCCACCATCTGCAGCGGTTAATATTAAATTATGCACCGCCTGTTCCTCTCGGTCTAAATTACTGTTGATAACCAAATCTACATATTTAGAGCCATCGCTTCCGGTCTGTATTTCAATTGTAAAATACTTGCTTTCGCTCAAATAGTAAGTCTTAATAGAATTCGCACCGACATCTGCATCCACAGCATTTGTCAAAGAGAATCTCTCTCCCGGAGCGGTAGATTCTGAAATATCCAATTGCATTGTCTCCCTTCGAAAGACAGGTGCGTTGTCATTTATGTCCATGATTTCAAGCTCAATGTAAAAAATACGAATGGGATTTTCAAGTATGACATTCGTTTTAAGAAAACAAGACGTTGTCTTGCTCGAGCATATGTATTCCCTGTCTATCTTTTCAAGTATGAACAGCTCTCCCGTTTCTTTGTTAATGTCCAAATATTTTTTGGTGTGGATGATGTCAAGCTTTGCCTTGCGTGTTACCAGAGCGCGAACGTCAAGTCCCAAATCTGTAGCCAGGTTTGCAACAACGGAACCCTCTTGCATTTCCTCGGGAATAGAGTAGCGAGTAATGGGCAAAGCAATTCCCCACATCCCGCTGAATACAAAGAGAACCGTGGCGCACCTTGTCCAGACAGTTGCAATGGACAAAGCCATTATTGCAAACCAAATATGGTAAAATATAACAGTACTTGTAGCAATGCGTTGAAGCCGAATATATTTACATCTAAAAGCTATTGTTTATGTGAGAAACAATCGGTAGCCTCCTCTTCTGCACCGGGGAATTCATACCAAGCCTCCACGCGGTACAAATGCGGTGCGTTGCCCTCCCAATCGTGATGACGTCTGCTGAGTAGTCGTAAAGGAACAGCGACATTGTGTGAGCTATGTGGAAATGTTTTGAATGTAACATTAATGCATGTTTGCAGACGAAAAGTAATCTTTCGAAAGCCCTCTACACGCTCCTACTTGTTAAAAAGCTTCCGGCAAGTTGTGATAATCAGCACCTCAAAGCTATAACTTGGCCTCTCCCTCACTTTATCGTCCTCCTGCGACAGCGACAAGCACGATAACAGCGTCAGGGCCTCTCTGAGAAACACTGATCTCGTGAAATAAAACCAGTGCAAAATATAAATAGAATAATAGTAATCGTAATGTGATTTTAACGTCACAAGGATAGTCTGCGTAAATTCCGAGCCAACCTAAATTCAGCACCCAGCCACACGAACTGCGCCACACAGTATCTGGATCTCCAAACAAGATTGATTGAATGAGCAGAGCCGGAATTGCCAGAAATGGGCTTATAAATAAACATGTTTCCATCCACActttttatgtgagtaaagtcataccatatcaacaacaacaaaaatcacatctgtgatggaaacaggaagtttcggtGCTAAATGTATAAATGCCAATAGATCATTTGtttgttcgacatggtgggatctttttgtgtctgttaCATGAATTAGGcgagaaatggtggtggaaacgttggttatgttgatatagtaACCATTATATCGAGGTTTCGTGatacatgttgtgtggtcctcccactacgactagGGAAAGCATGCAGTAGACTACAGATGAAGTAAATGATGATCAACTTGACATGGTGGTGATATTGATGCTACTTTCTAATAAATAGCgatggtcttattctggtgacatgatgatagatgcttgactgccgtttgacaaatcaATTATATTATCGCTCTTATCCATACtgatctcatcatgtagactagcctactcgCACAGCCTACCCGCACAGCCTACCGGCACTGTATCTGCTAGCTTTTGGCTAGAGCGTGTGACAAAACTATCTGTACAGTTGAAAATgctatggaaacacattgaactttagatttttatactgtaggcctacatcaACATTTCAATGAAAACGTACATTTTGTGTAGACTACATCATCATGCACATGTTTTTTTCTGCAACAAATACATTTGCTGGAAACACCACTGGTTGAAAAAAGCGTAGATTTTCTTTATGCGAATTatagaatattcgcatgaaaatctgtcgcttTTTGGATGTCAACCTAGCTAGTGTCGATGTCAAGCCACATCCCCTGACTGTGTGATGGTGAAGTATATTCTTAGGGAACAGCGGCACAGTGTCCAATATCAAAGCACACTTGATCTACGTGTGGATTCGAAACGccaaaatataaaaataatagTCTTCCTCACATATTGCCATTTCTCTTAATCTGCTTCTTTGATTTCATGTTGACGGAGATAGGCTCGTATACGGGCCCCACTAAATGGTCTGTAAAACGTGCAAGACAGTATTTTAATTATGCTATACATACCTGTGATAAAACTCCCCTGCAAGTTGTCATAATCAGCAGCACCTCAAAACCAGAACTTGAGATGGCCTCGATCTGACTGTAGAAGTCGCACTGCAAAAGCAACAACAGAGCGATAGCGATATGGCTCTAAATCACAGAGCAACAGATAGATAAGAATTCAACTTTTGACGCAATAATCATAATGTGACGTAACGTCACAGCGATTTTCTACGTCAATTCAGCACCTCCTTCCACCGGCATGGCTCCAACCACAGAAATATATTCTACATTATTGAATCTAGATTGTATTTATATGTCCACAACTCCATTGTATGTCCCGTAGCCAAACGTAAGGCTCTGCGTGTCCACCCGTCCTAACCCACATTGATTAAAATAAATCAGCAGTAAAATACGATTTTATACATAAAACACGTTTAAGAAGCCAAGCGGGTCAAACATGAAGGTATAAAGTACAACAATATGATATACATGCTTGTAAATTACTGCCTAACAGAATGCCGTGCACAATCTTCACAACGCAACCCTCAAAGGCATTTGGAGAATTTGCCATAACTGCTGGGAACAGATATCCTCAGATCATTTTCCTCATTATCCCCACAAGTGACTATAATTTCCCTTATATCTGCACAATCTCATCATCATTATCAACTAGGACTGTACATGATACAAATGAAAAGAGAGAATTATGACCCTGCTGTATTGAGAGAAAATAATATGCTGTAAAGTATTAAGTTATGTGTTCGAAGCATGGATTCAATTATACTAAACTATTTTAATTTTCCTTGTGCACAGAGGTTTATACTACATGGGTTGATTATATTAATAGTTAATGAACATCCACGGAAGTGTGTATTAAATTGTATGCACAGTGTCTTCTAATATATTCATTTAAAAAAGTCATTGTTTATCAGGTTGTCCCCTCTCTGGTCAAAGCTCGGGTCATAGCTAGAGATGAACCTCTTATTCTTTCCAAACGTAGAGAATGAGTTGTAGACATCCAGTCCCCCCCTGGGTGCAGGCTTTAGAGTGCAGTACCCAGACGGTGTGCCAGGGATGTAGACGTTGTGCTGGTAGTCAGGTGGTGGCTGTGCAGATGGAGGCTGGGTGTAGCTCGGAGTCCACGAACGGTTTGGAACCCTTCCTacacttccaacacctccaaTCCCTTCGACCTGGGAGGACATATTGTATTCTGCTAAcaaaacaaatcacataataaagTGTTCGTTAGTTAGTGTGATTTCTGCAATAGCAACATTTTATAAAGTGTGAAATAATGTCATGGCGTCAGTTTTATAATGATTTCTCTAGACTGCCGGTCTGTATTTTGTTGTCTTTTAGTATTGGTATAGAATATTTTCGGACACTGTAGGTTCCTGGTCCACGTACCACGCATATGACTACCCCAGGTATAGTACTGTGGTGCCACCGGGCAGGAGAAGCCATCAGGGTCCGGCCTGGGTCTACGTGGGAAGGTCCTCTCCATGGTGCTAAAGCTGtagaaagaaaataaaaataaggAACTAGAATGACtccttgttgtgtgtgtgtgtgtgtggtgtgcgttcatgcaccccccccccctacctTCACGCTATGCTTAAACCCTACACCCGAGCactctgttctgccacctctggtctcttggccctcccacctctACCGGAgtgcagctcccgctcagcccagtccaagctcgtctctgtcctggcactccaatggtggaaccagccccccaccaccaccacactctaCTGACAGCTACGTTATAGAATAAAACATTActttctatgcctgtgatatgtggttgtcccacctagctatcttaagatgaatgcactgactgagcgtctctaattgactaaaatgtaaatgtgaaatgtgtgtgtgctcgcttGTTTTTTTTCCACCAGCATTTTTGTTGACCTTTTGTGTGCTGAATTTCGTCGATTTTTCGTCAATGTCCAGTCCATGTTCGCTTGCTTGAGCTGCACAATTGAAGACGTATATAGGTTAGTAATACAGCTGAAAGGATAGCCCACATCAATTACATATAATTGCCACAAATAAATATGAGTCTGTGAGAAATATTAAATTATGTACCATGCAGTGGATAGTTTCAATTGCCACTTGAAATAAATCAATAAGGAATTCATAAATGAACTAATGAATGGGAAAATGAGCAGTACAGTTGTATCACGTCTTGCACTAATGttctacagtaggcctactacAGTCCGTTAACGCACCCAGGCATGCAACTATTGCCCCCCTGTGGCACGACGGAGTATCCCTAGGGAGAAGCAGATTATGTGAAGTTGCAAGTGAGCCACCATCCCCAGTCATCAGAGTGATCGTACTTATGTATATGCGTTCTGCgtgttttattgatttatttcatgACTTTTAAACAGTTATATTCGGATACATTCATTCTTTGATAtattactgtgtgtactgtatgagtcCCATCACACTATGGACGTCTTGCTCTATTCACGTTCAAGGCCTTGCAGCGTCAGTTTATCCTTGAACAGACAAATGGAAATTGTTGGATTGCCGAGGCAATCAGAATAACAATGCAATAAGATGTTTTGCTTATAGCACGTAATACATCACATGACTTCTCCATTTCTATAAGCCTTTAGACGTTTACGGTATCACCTGGGCTACAATTGATTTATgttacattatatattacactatgtTACACATAAACCATGGTGGATAGACTAACCACGGACCGTCTTAAGGATTATTCAACCAGTGACGTTGGCCCCCGACCTTAGCTCACTCGCTCCTAATAGTATAAGTGTGTCTCAGTCCACTTCGATACATATAGTCTTCATGCACCGTTTTAATAGTATGACTTTGGAAGTCATATTTTTTACTTTAAACGTTAGCGGTACCAATATAATCAGCTTTCCTGACTTGTGCGTAATTACTTTCCGTTTATTGACAGATTTATAATTTGCAATATTTCTTAGTTGTTGAACAAGCATGAGTGACAATCATCAAACTTATACAAATACAATTATAAATTATAATTACTTGGAGGTCTGATGTGATTATATTTGGAGCAGTACAGGCCTAGACCATTTACCTCGTTCGGAATAGTTGCTCCGTTGTTCACTATCAGGCTGCCGGAGTCCTGTGCGCTCCAACCCGATTTGGGGTAGTCTGCGCCCTTGGCATTATTCTTCTGTGGAGTCGCATTCATCGGACTGCATGACTTTAGGAACATGAAATCGCTCTTGGATGATTCCGGGGTCAGACACATCTTGTAGCAGTATGGCTGAGAAAGGGGGCCGTTGCCATTTGCCTCAACGCAGTTCGTGGATCCTTTGGTGCCTGTGGTTATCTGCACGTTCAAGTTGGACTTCTTGAACACATCAGTGGTAGATTCCTCTGATCGGAACCCGCAGCATGCACTCAGAGAGAAGTTATACCTCCGAATGGAATGTCTGTCCCTGTATCCCTTTATCGCTGCCAGGACGATAATAGCCACCAGAAACGTGAACGAGATAACGCCCAGAGACACTATTAAGTACAGCGTGAGGTTCGAGCGGTACTGGGGGCTCAGTGTGAGGTCGCCGAAATCAGGCAGCGATTCTGGCACGTTGTCAACAACTGACAGGATGATGGAAACTGTGGCCGAAAGGGGTGGCTGACCGTTGTCCTTGACCAGAATGACCAGCATTTGCCTTATGGGGTCTTTTTCCACAAATCGGCGAATCGTCCTGATTTCGCCCGTGTATAGAGCGACGCTAAACAGGCTCGGGTCGTTTGCCTGGAGCACCTGGTAGAACAGACGCGAGTTTTGACCTGCGTCTGCGTCCATCCCAGTGATTTTTGCCACAAGATAGCCAGCATCAACTGACCTGGGCACCACTTCAGTCGCCGCGGTGCCGTTTTGGGGTAGAGGTGCTACTATGACTGGTGCATTGTCATTTTGGTCTAAAATAAAGACATTTACGGTAACATTGGTTCTCAGGGGTGGAAACCCGGCATCTTGTGCTTGGACTAAAATCTGAAAGTTTCTTAGCTGCTCATGGTCAAAAGAACGCAATGCGTAAATATTCCCGTTGTCTGAGTTTATGGAGACGTAGGTGGACACGGACATCCCATGTATATCACCTTCCAGAATAGAGTAAGAGAGATAGGCATTTTGGTCTGAATCTGGATCCAGGGCAGTAACCGAGCAAATTGAGGCTCCTGGTGCGTTATTCTCTGTCAAATAGACGGTGTATGATGGCTGCTTGAATCGGGGTGTGTTGTCGTTCATGTCTGACACTTGAACCAAAATAGTTTTCCTTGTGAACAAGGGAGGTGCGCCCATATCTCTTGCTGTGAGAGTGATGTTGTACTCTGGCACCGTCTCTCTGTCCAAAAAATCACAAGTAACCAAAGTGTAATAGTTCTTAAAagaggagtggagctggaagGGGACATGATGTGGAATTTCACAGTCAACATTTCCATTTTCACCTGAGTCTTTGTCCATGACGCTGATGACAGCTATCACAGTCCCCGGTGGTGCGTCCTCTTGGACAGGTGTGGACACTGATGTCAAGATCACCTCCGGGAGGTTGTCATTAACATCTAAGATATTGACTAGAACTTTACAGTGCACGGCCACTGCCGATGGGCCCTTGTCCTTGGCTTGCACATATATCTCATGCATCCTGGCCTTTTCATAATCTACGACACCTTTCACTCTGATCTCTCCAGTGCGCGAATCCACACTGAAAAGCTCGCGCACTTTTATGGGAGCATGCCCGCTGAAAGAGTATGTGATATCCGCATTAGGACCCTCATCCAAATCCGATGCGTTTAGTTTTATCACAACGGTGCCCTTCGGTGCGTTTTCCACAAGCCTCACTCTGTAGAAAGACTGGTCGAACACGGGCGCGTTGTCATTTGCATCCAGAACTGTTATATTGATTTGCGCTGTCCCGGATCTCTCGGGCGAGCCTCCATCCACGGCCGTCAGCACCACCTGGTGCGTATTCTGCTGCTCTCTGTCCAAGGGGCTCTCCAGGACCAACTCCGCAAACTTACTGCCATCACTACGCGTCTGGATGTCCAGGACAAAATGTTCATTCACACTCAGCAGATAAGAGCGGAGCGAGTTGCTTCCAACGTCCAAGTCCTGCGCGCTCTCTAGTGGGAAGCGGGACCCGGGTACCGCCGACTCGGATACGTCCAAATTAAACTCACTCCACGGAAAACTGGGTGAGTTATCGTTCACATCTAAAATCTCCACCTCAACCCTGTACAGTTCCAATGGGTTTTCGATTACCACTTGCAAATGGAAAGAGCAAGACAGACTCTGTTCACATAGTTCCTCTCGATCAATTATTTCGTTTACAAATAAAATACCATTTTCTAAATTCACCTCCAAGTATTGCTTTTTTGCGCCTGAAACTATCCTGAACCTGCGCGCAGAGAGTCTCTCGACGTCTAAACCCAAGTCCTCGGCTATGTTTCCAACAAAAGCGCCATGTTCCAGTTCCTCAGGGATTGAATAACGAATCTGAGCCCAAACTAAATCCAGGACACATACGACGAGAGCTAGGCATGTCACCTGCCATATCCCCCCAAGCCGTCTCTTCGCGCCTCGGAGGTCCATCTGAGCGACGGATTATACTACAAACAATGCACACTCCATGGGTTTCAGTTAGAAAACAATTACGTTTAAATATATATTATTCTGTAAATAATCATTTTCGAATTGTACTCTTTTATTCTAAATGGAAAAAAAGGTGAATATAAAGATATAGGCTAATAGCATGAAGTGGAGCCTTGGAGTTCGCCCCAGCCGAGTgtctttgaatgtgtgtgtgagtgagaaaagaagaggagagagggaggggtgcgCGGAGGAGGTTGGTGTCTCTGATTAGCATTGTGatgctctggtgtgtgtgtatgtgtgtgtgtgtgtgtgtgtgtgtgtgtgtgtgtttattggctCAATCCCAGTATTCCGATAGGGAAAAGCGACATCTGCTCTGATTCCAGTTTGAGCACAACACCATAGGCTAATCTTTCGCACTAATCAAATGCAGCGACCGTGTTATTTAGCCCAATTTCTACGGGACGGGGGGATAAAATGATAGGCTATCACAGTTTAGTTGAATTAAACTAATTTATCTCTCTTGAAGGTTACGATACAAAATAGCATGCATGCATGGTTCATGCGACCTATCGCATGCTTTAATAGTTGAAAAACTGTCTTACCCATTTTGGGGTTACAAATGGTTCATGTTTATTTGATCCTCGGTTTGTCAAATAGACCTACTGCAGTAGCTTCATTCAAAATTACCAATTGCAGAAGAAGAAAGTAATAGGCTAGGCTAGAATCAAATCTATTGCATAAACCTTACAACGCACAGGCAAATATTTAAATAAAACACAAACAATATCTATTTTTAAGAGCAAATAAGTAACATCTCACTAAAATAAACGACCAAAATGTATAGTTTAAATAATTAAAATAAACAGTTTTCAGTAGTCTATAGGCTAGGCTATTCCAGCTGTGCGTGTGGAGTAGAGGATGTGATGGAGCTCAGTGTCTCTTCACCAGTGAGAGGTCATCCTCTCTCGCATCACTCCATCACACGCCTGCTCTAAAAACTCTCCAATCCCCTTGTTTTAAATAAGATGAAAACACAATCTGTCTACCGGAATGAAACCACAGCAGATGGCAAGGTTTTCCGTGGGCTCGTGCTCTTTTTAATTAATGGAGTGGGGATTAGAGGGAAGTGTTCCGGGATCATTAGCGAACAGAAGAATTAAGATGTTTTGTGAGAAATAAACCCGGGGCTATCCGTGGGACGCACAGCGGTTTTCGCTGGTGCAGTTGCATTGACCTGTTTTCCACATGCCTTAAGTGCATGTTTAACGTCATTTACCCAGAGCGGAAACAGAATTTAACTGCTACGCGGCGGTTGGTATCGTGACAAACACATTTACGGATAAAAAGACAAAGGGATtaccacacgcacgcacacaccattATAAAACGAATACTAAAAGTAAAGTAGGGTATCTAGCAATACATCTGGTCTTGGTCTTAATTACAGCAAATCTGTAAAGCTGCAGATGTGGTAAATACAGTAAACGGTATTTTAGATGTGTTTACCATCAGTGTTAGACCTAATCCTTTATTTTCTAAAAATCCTCCAGTATAAATCCAAGGATGTATGTTAGATTAAGATATAGGCCTACCTACACTAATGGTCCACCAATATCATGAAACGCACACGATTTTTATTAATCGAATATTTTATATTTTCTCAAAAACGCTTCCAACGATTTGCTGTCTGGTAGTGTGTTACGTGCTAGGAGATTACAAGTGATCATGATAAATGCGTGGGGGAAAAAGATCGTCTCGGCGCCATCTGGTGTATCAGTCAAAAAGCAGTATACCTTTGATGAAGGCGGTGGCGCTCAGAGGAATTTACAGGAGAGGATGCAAGCGTATGATATTTCGTTAGGGTGCCTGTGAAGGCCAGTAGAGGGAGACATATACTTTAGATTAGCGTCATTGGTCTGAGTCAATGGgaggctctctctcgctctctctctctcagggtgcaGAGATGGAGCAGGGTGCCACAGACAGGGAATGTCACGAATC
This window contains:
- the LOC115135697 gene encoding protocadherin alpha-C2-like gives rise to the protein MALSIATVWTRCATVLFVFSGMWGIALPITRYSIPEEMQEGSVVANLATDLGLDVRALVTRKAKLDIIHTKKYLDINKETGELFILEKIDREYICSSKTTSCFLKTNVILENPIRIFYIELEIMDINDNAPVFRRETMQLDISESTAPGERFSLTNAVDADVGANSIKTYYLSESKYFTIEIQTGSDGSKYVDLVINSNLDREEQAVHNLILTAADGGVPARSSTASIFLRVLDINDNAPFFNQPIYAINVTENSPIGTLVMKLNATDLDEGTNAEMTYSYTLYTSEKTQEKFYLNSNTGEIKVNDVIDFEESHSFDIYIQARDQGSNSLSGDCKVMAFITDLNDNYPEVTITSFKSTVNEDVAIGTLIAVISISDRDSGDNGEVELTLNQQASLPFVLDKSSEDYFALLISEPLDRETIPRYDITFIVTDKGTPRLFDNETITLEILDVNDNAPEFPQSFYTIHVVENNIPGALLTSLSAFDPDLHENQYLVYFIMEKEIINTSMSMLFSINPENGNLYALKTFDFERERDFLFHIEARDSGLPPLSSNVTVHVIILDQNDNTPLIVSPWRAQGSVIEEVIPRSVDKGFLIVKVIAIDTDSLQNSRVTYQLLQTSDSTLFSLDQYNGEIRTTRMFSYRDPRHQRLVVVAKDNGDPALSATITIKISTVEHMVTPFSETTEVPLEFDLFTDLNLYLVIGLGSVSFLLLITILVIIVLKCQKPKPMKMPPAINMNLNSLNRNSVISRNSYISQRSSTIADSTLISSDAYWYSLFLAETRKGNVVVRQPIVPKGAGYFVSSIPRSTGPSETSYTLQVCAPLRWRPGALFLLYFFI
- the LOC115135695 gene encoding protocadherin-10-like isoform X1, which produces MDLRGAKRRLGGIWQVTCLALVVCVLDLVWAQIRYSIPEELEHGAFVGNIAEDLGLDVERLSARRFRIVSGAKKQYLEVNLENGILFVNEIIDREELCEQSLSCSFHLQVVIENPLELYRVEVEILDVNDNSPSFPWSEFNLDVSESAVPGSRFPLESAQDLDVGSNSLRSYLLSVNEHFVLDIQTRSDGSKFAELVLESPLDREQQNTHQVVLTAVDGGSPERSGTAQINITVLDANDNAPVFDQSFYRVRLVENAPKGTVVIKLNASDLDEGPNADITYSFSGHAPIKVRELFSVDSRTGEIRVKGVVDYEKARMHEIYVQAKDKGPSAVAVHCKVLVNILDVNDNLPEVILTSVSTPVQEDAPPGTVIAVISVMDKDSGENGNVDCEIPHHVPFQLHSSFKNYYTLVTCDFLDRETVPEYNITLTARDMGAPPLFTRKTILVQVSDMNDNTPRFKQPSYTVYLTENNAPGASICSVTALDPDSDQNAYLSYSILEGDIHGMSVSTYVSINSDNGNIYALRSFDHEQLRNFQILVQAQDAGFPPLRTNVTVNVFILDQNDNAPVIVAPLPQNGTAATEVVPRSVDAGYLVAKITGMDADAGQNSRLFYQVLQANDPSLFSVALYTGEIRTIRRFVEKDPIRQMLVILVKDNGQPPLSATVSIILSVVDNVPESLPDFGDLTLSPQYRSNLTLYLIVSLGVISFTFLVAIIVLAAIKGYRDRHSIRRYNFSLSACCGFRSEESTTDVFKKSNLNVQITTGTKGSTNCVEANGNGPLSQPYCYKMCLTPESSKSDFMFLKSCSPMNATPQKNNAKGADYPKSGWSAQDSGSLIVNNGATIPNELKQANMDWTLTKNRRNSAHKSFSTMERTFPRRPRPDPDGFSCPVAPQYYTWGSHMRAEYNMSSQVEGIGGVGSVGRVPNRSWTPSYTQPPSAQPPPDYQHNVYIPGTPSGYCTLKPAPRGGLDVYNSFSTFGKNKRFISSYDPSFDQRGDNLINNDFFK
- the LOC115135695 gene encoding protocadherin-10-like isoform X2; protein product: MDLRGAKRRLGGIWQVTCLALVVCVLDLVWAQIRYSIPEELEHGAFVGNIAEDLGLDVERLSARRFRIVSGAKKQYLEVNLENGILFVNEIIDREELCEQSLSCSFHLQVVIENPLELYRVEVEILDVNDNSPSFPWSEFNLDVSESAVPGSRFPLESAQDLDVGSNSLRSYLLSVNEHFVLDIQTRSDGSKFAELVLESPLDREQQNTHQVVLTAVDGGSPERSGTAQINITVLDANDNAPVFDQSFYRVRLVENAPKGTVVIKLNASDLDEGPNADITYSFSGHAPIKVRELFSVDSRTGEIRVKGVVDYEKARMHEIYVQAKDKGPSAVAVHCKVLVNILDVNDNLPEVILTSVSTPVQEDAPPGTVIAVISVMDKDSGENGNVDCEIPHHVPFQLHSSFKNYYTLVTCDFLDRETVPEYNITLTARDMGAPPLFTRKTILVQVSDMNDNTPRFKQPSYTVYLTENNAPGASICSVTALDPDSDQNAYLSYSILEGDIHGMSVSTYVSINSDNGNIYALRSFDHEQLRNFQILVQAQDAGFPPLRTNVTVNVFILDQNDNAPVIVAPLPQNGTAATEVVPRSVDAGYLVAKITGMDADAGQNSRLFYQVLQANDPSLFSVALYTGEIRTIRRFVEKDPIRQMLVILVKDNGQPPLSATVSIILSVVDNVPESLPDFGDLTLSPQYRSNLTLYLIVSLGVISFTFLVAIIVLAAIKGYRDRHSIRRYNFSLSACCGFRSEESTTDVFKKSNLNVQITTGTKGSTNCVEANGNGPLSQPYCYKMCLTPESSKSDFMFLKSCSPMNATPQKNNAKGADYPKSGWSAQDSGSLIVNNGATIPNELKQANMDWTLTKNRRNSAHKSFSTMERTFPRRPRPDPDGFSCPVAPQYYTWGSHMREYNMSSQVEGIGGVGSVGRVPNRSWTPSYTQPPSAQPPPDYQHNVYIPGTPSGYCTLKPAPRGGLDVYNSFSTFGKNKRFISSYDPSFDQRGDNLINNDFFK